The genomic stretch GGAATACAATTCATGCTTTGTAACTTATTCAACATGGGGTAGCTATTTATGTTTCATGCACAACTCTTGCTTTTTATGAACAGACAACCACAAAAATACTAATGTAATCACCAAAgacaagaatattttccttgaaattttGAACAGCTTGGAATATAAGAGCTATGATGGGCTAAAGCAAGGATTAAAGGaactaaaaaaatctgcttcagaTATAAATCAAGAAGTCATGGATCAAGCTGCATGTCTTCTGTCTGGAAATAAGTGGATAAAAACTGTTTGTCAAAACCCCTCATTGCACTGTTCTCTGCCTTATGCccatgaaagaaaatgacattCAAGTCCAGTTCAAATGATGTATGTGTGACTGGGAAAGTAACACCATATTTGTATATTCTGCACAATTTATACAgaacaatatttatttatttatttattttaagtgcaaaactgaaatgacaTGGTTCTATGCAGTGCTAGAAATTGCACCAACAGAAAGACTTTTATGATGAGGAGTTGAAGAGAATTATGAAGGGGTTGAAGGGAATGTACCTTGTGGAGTTCAGGGAAGAGCTGGTGCAGGTCAGGAAGCTGAAAAGGTAGATATTGGAAGTACAGTCATCAGCTGCTCAATTTTCGTTTGTGTCTGGCAATTGAATGACTATATTGAATGTGCAATAAGTGATTTTAAGGGGAAGAACAGACAGTTAGTACACCAGACTGTTATAATGGGCTAGATAACAACTGATCCAAAGCTGAACAGCATGCTTGGTTTCAGATGAAGTTTGAGAATGGAAAGAAATCTGAGAGGGTGTGATAGGGAACTGGACTCTGAAATGCACAGCATGAATCTAAATATCCAAAGAGGAGAGCAAACTAGTAATTAGTTTTAATTAAGTACAATGAATAATTGAATGACTGAATCACAGGAAGGCTgaggttgggagggacctctggaagGCATCTGGTCCaatccctctcctcctgcagggccacctagagcaggttgtcCAGGAACAGGCAATTAATACATGGTGACCATTCTCTCCAGGCACCAGGATGAGAACAGCCATAGTTTTGTGCTCTGGTAATTGGCTTGCACCCAGGATGGAGAGGGTTGAAGTAATGGTCTTAAGATCTGGTTTCTGCCCCAAAATGGAAAAGTTACAGGAAATCAATAAGTGGATCTCACACAGGGTGCATCTATACTGACATTTGGTTCAAATCAGGAGCATGCTGTTGAGCACAGCCTCCTGCTAGTTGTAGTTAGGTCAGCGTTTGCTGAGTGTGTGAAGTGGATTCCTTCTTGATGGCACTCAAATCAAAGACCCTCTCAGACTGCTCCACCTGCTAAAGGGCTTCTAGTTCACTGGGCCAGACTGAAAGTCATCCAAAGTAACCCTTCAACCCACTCCCAAAATGTGTGGATACTGGGTACTTGGCACCAAAGGTTTTGCTCTGCAGATCTGTTGCTGTGGGTCTGCATTACATGCTAATGCGGATGTAACCACAGAATGCTGATGGTGGCCTTGAAATGGATTCTGAACCACAAAACAATTGAAAATTGACTCGGTATATAAACAAAATGATATGGCAGATGAGCTCTTTACCAGGTCTGGTGTCCCTGAATGATCCTTTCTATGATCTCTGTTTTGTGATGAATTTAGGGATGCCAATGAACTTCTGGAGTATGTGAAGTCTGCAGAAACCCTGAAATCCCAAATGGGTaaagtttacattttcttaaaaaaaaaaaaaaaaaaaaccaacaaaaaaacaaccgAAAAAACCCCTGGTAATAGCCTGTACAATGGAAAGATGTAAAGTCACTcaagaaacttttaaaagagGAGACATATCTTAACTTTATAATCCTAAGAAGAGAGTAACAGTAACCAAAATCTACTGCCTTTTGTAAGGTACCCCATAAGGTTCTGgtccaaacaaataaaatgggATATAGGTTACAACTGGGATAATTTTCATGAATAAGATTTCAGCCTGTCAATATCTGGGAACTGTGGAATTCAAGGTTGCTAAAAGAATATTAAGTAATGAATGTCTGTAATGAAAAGTATTTCAACAAGAACGttaatatttcttaaaagataaaaaacctGACAAATCCCAAAGCTATCCCCTTTGAATTGCTGCAATGAGACTGGGCAAAGAAAAATTCTAAGAATGTCAGTAAAATTGTTTTAGGTTGATGTGAAAATCATCACTTACCTACAGTAGTTAAAATGCCATTACATCCAATCagctcattattttttcttttgcctcccccctcctattttttccccagtgttagtattttaaactttgttgggatgaaaactgaagctgaaataGGGATATAGTTCATGTGTAAGCTAAACTTCATTGCAATTTTCTATAGGCAGGTGGTTAAAACAATACTATTACAACAATATGCAATACAGCTCAAAATAAAGACAAGAGTAAGCAAGTGTTTTGTAATCAATGATATTCCTATATTACCTATAGCGATTACTCGCTGTTGCATTATGGCAGGTAGTCTGACTGTCTATAAAAGAGAGgtagaaggagaaaagaaagaaaggaaaaattgataaaaacagagacagaaaaccaaTGGATAAAGTCAGCACAAGCACTTGCCCTTGAGAAAAGCTAAAAGTGAAGATTGAATGTTTCATAGGCAATGGACTTAGAGCTGGTGTGAAGATGCCATCTTTCCATGATGGGAAACAGGAGTTTGTCTGCTCTTTAGGCAATCAGGAACGTATCAAAAATACCTGATGCAGTCATTAGTCATTAGCTTTATGACAACAATTTTtagaggaaagagagaaagctgAGAATGGAACTTGTTTTCCTTACAGGTTGTGGTGAAGTAGATCTGAAAGCAGCCAAAATAAATATGGCCCAGAAATTAgatatggggaaaaaacaggtcTCTTAATCTACAGGTGGTCTTTCCCTGCCTCTTGGGTTTACTGACGCTTCCTTTCCCTTGCAATTTGTTCTTAAAGCTTGAGAGCCATGAGGAGTCCTTACATCCCTCTCTTTCCTGCCCAATAAAATTGTTCAACTCCCACCAGTAGCCtgaagagaaatacagagatAAGACAGGGTAACTGGCATAGTCAAAAATGTGTCCCCCAGACCCCTGATGCTCCGGATGCAAAACctaattttcttcactgataCAGCCAACTTTGAAAAGACACCCTGAATTCTGCAGCAGTTTGGACCTTATGTGGCTCACAGGAGAgtaaacaaaccagaaaatctgaattcttctgtttctttttcagtctatttcttttttgaacagCTTTTTCATTGACTACTGGCATGATGCTGCCTGATTACTTCTTTGAAGATCCCATCACTCTTTTTAGTTATTttgtaaaagcaagaaaatttgGGAACATGGTTCATGGTTTTCTGTACTCTTTTTAAACCTAGGTCTATTCTGTGTGCACCATATTGCATTATTTAATGTACATCTTATAAGTGTCCTTTTACATTATTTTGGtataaaggaaagcagagatcAAAGAATTTTGACTTTCTTGTTCAAACATAGTTTCCTCCTTTGTGAGAATATTGCAGAAAAGATATGAATGTGGAAGGAATGGAGCAAACTTTTTGGTATAAAGATACCTTTCTGATTTTACCTTTATAGGGATGTAAGCAGTGCTAAATCTATAATTACTAGGCTTGGTAAACGCAATTCTATGGGCTTGTTTTACTTCTCTCAAGGAATTCACCCCTTAGTGATGCAAGATTTTCACTACCTAGTTTTAAATGGTCATACTGTTATTCAGTAGGTAGCCCACAAGAAGACCTTTGTGTCGATATGACCAGGAATGGGATTTGCACCTGTCTGTTCCTATATAATGTCATATTTAACTTACAGAGCTTTTGTTAAATTCAGATTGAATGTTTATTTCAGTGCggtctttcttttctccagctgtgctgtatcAGGGCCTAATTCTAGGAAGTGAAGAGCACAAGGCCAAATTGCATTGAAATAACCATTATTTGTGCTTGTCAAGCATATCTAAACCTTTACACTACTCTATcaagagaaatttttaaaaattaacccCTTGCTCAAAATTAAACTTGTGATGCAGACTCCCCTCAACTTTGTAAAAGTTAACTTCCAGAATCAGAGTAGAAAAATGtatggaaatgtatttttatatggaTTGAACCAAAACTCATGATCCTTAACCTCCATCTGGATTCGCAGCTTTCGGTTTAGGACTACCTTGTGAAAATAAcaagcatttgaaaagaaaggaaaatcagaacATAGCAGTTGCTTTAAATCAGCAAGATACCACAGTTTTTGTGTGCCCAATGACTGATACTGTTCCCCTCAAACAGTTAAAACATATTTAACCTAGAATTAGGACTTTCTGTagaaaacagctaaaaaaaagtaactgacAAAGATTCTTATCCCCAGTGGTGAATTTCCCTATACTGCAAGTTCAGTCCACACCACAAACTCAGCTTTCACATCACATTTGGGTCCTATTTTAGGAGGGGATTCATCAATCTGTAAACAGGTATATATTGCTAAAGCTTGGCCAATGCAAGTGCCACTTTACCAACATACATTTATTTGAATGACAGGGTCAGGTGTCTTGGggttttaataataaaaaaaaaataatcaagagtAATCTAGTAATGTGTAGGTCTGTTGAAATGTTTGAAGTAGCTTAGAGTTTTACTTTTCTTGGACAGTCTTGGAAGAAATATGATTGACACTGGCtgattgtaaaataaaaataaatatatgtaattaaaaaaaaccccagttttcTAACTCCTGTATTCCATAAAAATTGGAACATAGCCTTTTATGAGGACCTGCCAAAAGAGCCATCAAAGTGCTGCACCTTCTCTGTAGACACAAAATTGGTAagtataaaatattcatatgcTCTAGGAGGACAGGGTCACTGAGATAATACCCTATGGTAAGTTAGAATGACAATACTAGTCAcgaaaatgattttttttttaagaaaaaaagaaaatatgaaagtaaTCAACAAAATTATTACATCCAACTAATTTACATTTGAATGTGTCTTAATCTCACATCTCTTTTACCACAGATAATAATTCTACAATAGCTAAAAGTAAGTGATGCAACTTTCAGTTATATTATACAGTGTATAAAAAATGTCCATGTTAATGTCTGTCATACAATCACAGCTGTTAGGTTTTTTAGTAGTATTTTGAAGACTCTCAGTCAGTTCCAGCCCCCATACAAGCTTCCCCCACCCCGTCAGCGTCCTCTCCTCCTTCGCTGGTTCTTGCTTGGGGGCTTCAGAAGACTCTCTCGATATTTCACATTTGTGTGGAACAGTCGGACCATTTCATGGTCTTTGTTATCCAATACTCTGGGCAGAAATAGAGATGATTTCTGTGTCCTGCGAGTTTTAAAGCCCCTTCTGGGTCGTCCTTTCCCATTGATTGAGACATACCAGAGTCTCTCTGCACTGGCTTTGCGCTTGGTGCCAGCTCTGTTAGGTACAGTCCGGTAGATACGGGACGCATAGGTGTTATAACCCAATTCATGGATCCTCTCCACAAACTCACACTCTGCGTTATAGTTTTCCTGTAAAGCAAACATGACAAAGTTTAAGGAAGACTATAGGGGTAACAGCTTTCTTCTACCTCAGTAAGACTGGGTTAAAATCTTAAGCAAGACTCTATTCAGCTTTAGGATAAAGACAGAAACACGTGGTAAGAAAATCTCTAGACTGATGGTACAAAAGGTGAGCGTAAGAAGAGTACTGAGCCTGAACTGCTGTTCAACAAGGTGTCCCTGTCAGCAGTGTGAACATACTCTGTGggtcagagacagaaagaaaatctgaaaagaaaaaatggcatGTGAATAGGAATTAATATCTCTGCCAACTGTTCAGCtgtaaaattgatttttttgtgtttatggATCTAAATATGCCTATGAAGATGATTTAATTGCTACCCATGAACATTTGACATCCatttaaaaggtaaaattcCTACAGTTTAATGCAAAATGTGGCTCTTTCATTGGTATATTAGTAGTTAGATACACCTGCAGTCCATTACATCCAGTTTATTATGGATAGGTGAGCTGTAAACAACATCTTTATGAAGCTCCTTTGCTTCAGCATAACAAAAGTACACCCTGCCCACCAGTGTGTTCCTCCAAAATACTAGGCTGCTCCTTTATTACAAACTGTAACAGAGAACACACACCCATGATGGGTGCTCACATTTTACATGATCTGTCaaaatcaggggtcctcaaactacggcccgtgggccagataaggccccccagggtcctcaatccagcccctggtatttacagaaaacaccacaccacacacccccacacaccccgggggttggggggggggaaaccaagcagccgcagatgacttcCTGCCACTTAATCTGCACGCTGGCCTCCTGTTTAAAAAatttgaggacccctggtcaAAATTCACCCTTTTTCATCTGGCCCTCAACTGAGAGAACTGTGCAAAACCCTGGCACAAAGaattccttcctcctccctgggaGCTGTAGAAACAGTGCAAATAAAGGCCCTTTCACACTATTCATCTCTTCTTAACTACAAAATCATCTTTGCTGTATCAGTGTGATTAAGACCTCAATATCCAACATGTGCAAAGTACAGAGGCACAGGGCACTTGCTACCATTGTCTCTACagaggttgggtttttttgtgggtttttttggtttggtttgtggtttttttttttatcgcCTCTCTGGAGAACATGGAAAGGGCACAGGTAGCCCGGGCTGGGGCCAGAAAAGCCATGGGCTCCATTAACATCATGTCTTTAATGCTATTCACTCATCAGAAATGCTGATAGGCAtttaacaagattttaaaagactCCACATGTCTCAGCTTCACAGCTGTAAAACGGAAGTGCCCTTCCTTGCAAGGACAAGGTTTTCATATGCTGTGGTGCTGGAACCCATGCAACTACCATATGTAGGTAGATTtatcctgctgcctgcctcagtTTTGGTTGTAGAGGGTTTATCACAGAGGATAAATTTAGAGGATTATCACAACTGACTAAGGATAGAAAGGAATTCTTCAGACTCAACAAACCCATTTTATTGACATGGGAAAAACAGTGAACTAAGGGATAAGAGTTATTCCAATGCTATTTCCTAAAATGCTCCCTGTATAATTCACCCAAGAGAACTCAGTCTTATTTGAAATAGGGCCCTTTCAAATAAGGCCTTATTTGAAACAGGGCCTTCCTGGAACCGTAATACCAGTAAAGTCATGGGTCAGTTTTTTTCTAGGCAAGCAAAGCCAGGAAGTTTCTCCTGAGCTGAGTCCTCaccctttgctgcttctgtgaagaaagCCGGAGTGGAACAGCTTTTCCTGGATTGTCCCTCCAGCTCTGAAACAAGTCTCTCTCAAACCCGAGCTGGAACAGCAAAAGTCTTTAGCTGTACAGAACCCTTTCGTGGCTGATGCTCCTTGACATATAACAGCTGAACAAACTTCAAGATGGCCTGATGCTCCTCACACTAGAAAGGGAAGTCCAGGAGAAGAGAACTCTCTAGGCTATCCTATTCTAGGCTTTTCTCCACTCTAGGAGAGAAACTTCTTGCtcagaattatttcagtcttgttttaattcagtttaattAACCTTGAGTAAAAACATACCTACTTTgaacaagaaaggaagatgaCAAAGAATTTGAACATTCTTCCTGTTAATTTTGGGGCATATGTTGGCTCTGAGCTGATGGAGGATCTCCACTGAAAAACATGCCCATTTTAAGCACAATATTAACTGGAAGCATAGGAGTGGTCAGCCTTAGCTCTGGCGCAGCAGAGCTAGTACATCCTCATTCCACTTCAGCTACGTTTCCCTTTGCTGCAATTGTTTGTGATCTGGTTCTCTGTACCAGCAAAGAACTATCATCTTTACACATGGGCCCTTTCATCAGTGTCCATCACATGGGACACATCACAAAAGCTGGGTCATAAACACTATCAGAACATTCTTGAAAAGGTAGAGTAAAATACATTAAACCAGGGAGGCAACTGAGTTGATTGTGTTACCTAAGTTGCCTTCACGTGAAAAAAGTTCACATTGCTTGAGGATATATCATGCTGTTCAAATCAACAGAATTACATATAATGACTAGCTGGAAGAAGCAAATTTCACATAGCCATATTTACTCTCTTCAAATCTGTTTCCATACCACAGGATTCCTGGAGAAACTGCAGTATGGCTGTTGCACAGTAAGACATCACAAGATTGCTAGGGACATAACCAAAGACAATGGAAGAGGTTCAAGTGAGTAGATAATGTGTAGAGTATACACACTGGCAAATATGCCTTAGTGTGTCCCTGAATGTGAAGAAGTCTaagctgaagtattttattcCCTGAGGGGAAATACTGGCTGGGCTGGAAAGGCAAGACTCCCACTAATATTAACCCAGCCCAGATTTTACCTCAAAGATTGGGATGAAAAATGAGGTTGAAGGAGTAAAATAAGGTGTTTATTTTCACCTTTGTCTTCTTGTACCTTTTcatatttcctttccttgctaTAGCCCTGCCTTTTAGTAACAGTACATTCTTTCACTGCCCAACCAAATACTCTGTGCAAAGAAACTCCTGCCAGTAGGCTGCTTTCCTGTAAGAGATGCTCAGTTATTTCTGGATATTCTTTATCTGACACGTATATCCTTTTTCAGTGTCCAAGATCCAAATCAGAGAGAAATATGGATAATTCTGAATAAAGATGGACATTCTGCACTTCAGTGGCTGACTCCTGAGGTCTTTATCGGTGCACCCAATTGCCAAGGACTTTGGCCATGCGAAATACCTTTGCCCAATACATTCTTCTGACTTTGGCTGTACAAGCAATAAGAAAGTAAGAACACAGATTCTTTCCACTTTAAAAAGGTACTGATTGGTTGCCTGTAACAATTCCAGgcagaaatctgttttaaaattactcttttctctataaatgtttatttataagAAGGCAGTGTTCCCCAATAGACCTGTTCTCCCCATATGAAATGACAGGCATCTGCCAGTCTTAAGTAAAACTTACTGATGCATAAAGTCTGCCCCTTTTGTTCATGGCCAGGTATCTGCCAGAGAACAAACCCTTGATGGCAACGATTCCAACATCAACAGCAGTTATTTCAAGGATACCTAGAACAGAAACAATTAGGACATATGTTGTTGCTCCTCATCATGTGTAATTTGTTGAGATGCATTTAAATGACTGCTTACCTGCAGGCTATGATTTCACAGCTATCACTAGTTCACATCAAAATCATAGTGCAATCATGTGAATGGAACAAGACTACTATTTGAAACAACATAAACCAACGACAATGTGGGAATGGTTGCAGACAAGCTTGACAATAAATCCCTAGATGTTTGGTTGAGATCGAactctttcaaaaatgaaaaaagatctGACACTGAAGTAGAGGTCCACTTAATcctatatgtatataaaaaagtttaaacCCTCTTTAATGCTTACGAACACAAGAGCTCTTGACTTATTGAAACCAGTCACAAAGCTGTCCATTTCAGGACAAAGCACTTGCTGAGGTCTCCAGAGGGTAAAACAGAGTGAATCAGCTGCATTTTAGAGCCATGTATATAATAATGAAAGGAACTTGTCGTTTAAGGGGTCAGTGTAGCCCTCCAGACAAGGACAATATGACTGTCTGAGCCAAATTAAAAGGGAGGAGATTTTCAGACCATCAAAGATGGGGTCTCAAACACAAGAAGAGTGTCACAGGCAAGGCTGGCACAATATCTGCCAAAATGTTCATGTCCAGCCGAAGGTGCCAGGATGCTGATGGAGGCTCAAATGGCTCAGGAGATGTGTTCTATGTGCAGGGCTCTCTAGCTGGCTTGCTCAAACTCAGCTCTGTTCTCCAGCTGTGGTCCTAGAGCTCAGTACTTGTTAAGAGTATTTGGAGGCAAGAGGCGACCCTTGCGCCCAAACCCATTGCTGCCTTTCAGCTATGATGAGGTAGAGCCAGGGGGCCTGTCCCCTTTGCAGAGCCAGATTGCTGCTctgggagagttggggtggtttgGTACAGCTGTTTTGAATCAGGCACCGGCTCGCTGCTGAAGGATGCCTCCTCCAGGCTTTGATAGTGAGGGGgtttttctttaggaaataGTGGTTTTCCTTTATGGAGTTCAGACAGATCCCTGAGGTCTCCCTATCTCTGT from Falco rusticolus isolate bFalRus1 chromosome 10, bFalRus1.pri, whole genome shotgun sequence encodes the following:
- the FGF3 gene encoding fibroblast growth factor 3 translates to MVIIWILFLSLLQEPWSPGRAAGVPEAAGASPSDPRPRRDAGGRGGVYEHLGGAPRRRKLYCATKYHLQIHPNGKINGTLEKNNVFSILEITAVDVGIVAIKGLFSGRYLAMNKRGRLYASENYNAECEFVERIHELGYNTYASRIYRTVPNRAGTKRKASAERLWYVSINGKGRPRRGFKTRRTQKSSLFLPRVLDNKDHEMVRLFHTNVKYRESLLKPPSKNQRRRRGR